Proteins co-encoded in one Centropristis striata isolate RG_2023a ecotype Rhode Island chromosome 24, C.striata_1.0, whole genome shotgun sequence genomic window:
- the LOC131962785 gene encoding OX-2 membrane glycoprotein-like, which translates to MSHCAVLCLFFLSGVFQKGLAALIETQQTVLAAVGEEAQLNCQLMNDEDFLQVIWWKILPDEEQHLAMYDKYFGPRVNPDFRDKIEVICEAGLLNCSLVIKNMTEQDEGCYHCVFNTESKDAFNGTTCLRVQELHGPVLHVRASDSPEETVVSCWATGGPAPTVTLTVPHYNSSRVTNSNGTVTVTTTALLSALHHESRQVGCVVRWSSGPLIEVSTIIPADKWMSFPPALILSCIMILNVLSVAVCIIYLQRRCQHHNSPSDRDSEETETTQRPAKETNKVRTPLKKSMEKDWLQMSSVKREKQNAVI; encoded by the exons ATGTCCCACTGTgctgttctctgtctcttctttctctctggtGTCTTTCAAAAAG GTCTAGCAGCTCTGATAGAAACTCAGCAGACTGTGCTGGCAGCAGTGGGAGAAGAGGCTCAGTTAAACTGTCAGCTGATGAATGATGAAGATTTTCTGCAAGTCATATGGTGGAAAATTTTACCTGATGAGGAGCAGCATCTTGCTATGTACGACAAATACTTTGGTCCACGAGTAAATCCTGACTTCAGAGATAAAATTGAAGTTATCTGTGAAGCTGGACTGCTGAACTGCTCCTTAGTCATCAAGAACATGACGGAGCAGGATGAAGGATGCTATCACTGTGTGTTCAACACTGAGTCTAAAGATGCTTTCAATGGTACAACCTGCCTCAGAGTCCAAG AGCTGCATGGCCCCGTCCTCCATGTGAGAGCCTCAGACTCTCCTGAAGAGACAGTTGTGTCCTGCTGGGCCACAGGTGGACCTGCTCCCACAGTAACACTGACTGTCCCTCACTACAACTCTAGCAGAGTCACCAACAGCAACGGGACAGTCACTGTCACCACCACAGCTCTGCTGTCTGCTCTCCACCATGAGAGCAGACAGGTTGGATGTGTGGTGCGatggtcctctggtcctctgaTAGAGGTGTCCACCATCATTCCTGCTGACAAATGGATGTCTTTTC CACCTGCTTTGATCCTTTCATGTATCATGATTCTCAATGTTCTTTCTGTTGCTGTATGCATCATTTACCTGCAGCGGCGGTGTCAACATCATAACAG TCCGTCTGACAGGGACTCTGAGGAGACTGAGACAACACAAAGACCAGCCAAAGAGACTAATAA GGTCAGAACACCTTTAAAGAAGTCAATGGAGAAGGATTGGCTCCAGATGTCTTCtgtgaagagagaaaaacagaatgcagtgaTCTAA
- the LOC131962609 gene encoding OX-2 membrane glycoprotein-like, translated as MAQRAVLFLFCALGLFQKGVSSPVCVVSPAGLAALIETQQTVLAAVGEEAQLNCKLMQHRDVLQVTWQKLLPDEEQNLASNNKYFGQKVNSDLRDKMEFKYVGLLSCSIVIRNVTEEDEGCYHCLFNTYPEGALTATTCLRLYELHGPVLHVRASDSPEETVVSCWATGGPAPTVTLTVPHYNSSRVTNSNGTVTVTTTALLSALHHNTTQVNCTAHVSSGPHREVATIIPAGKQSSVAGRTRIITFLLFSIFVACCFAAAAKCFLHKQRNHNSLSHSRPEMNEKPQTTISDIYQ; from the exons ATGGCACAGCGTGCAGTCCTGTTTCTCTTTTGTGCTCTGGGACTCTTTCAGAAAG GTGTATCTTCTcctgtttgtgttgtgtctcctgcaggTCTAGCAGCTCTGATAGAAACTCAGCAGACTGTGCTGGCAGCAGTGGGAGAAGAGGCTCAGTTAAACTGTAAACTGATGCAACATAGAGATGTTCTGCAAGTCACATGGCAGAAACTTTTACCTGATGAGGAGCAGAATCTTGCTTCTAACAACAAATATTTTGGTCAGAAAGTAAATTCTGATTTAAGAGATAAAATGGAGTTTAAATATGTTGGACTGCTGAGCTGCTCCATAGTTATCAGGAATGTAACagaggaggatgaaggatgCTATCACTGTTTGTTCAACACCTACCCTGAAGGAGCTCTCACTGCTACAACCTGCCTCAGACTCTATG AGCTGCATGGCCCCGTCCTCCATGTGAGAGCCTCAGACTCTCCTGAAGAGACAGTTGTGTCCTGCTGGGCCACAGGTGGACCTGCTCCCACAGTAACACTGACTGTCCCTCACTACAACTCTAGCAGAGTCACCAACAGCAACGGGACAGTCACTGTCACCACCACAGCTCTGCTGTCTGCTCTCCACCACAACACCACACAGGTTAACTGTACAGCACACGTGTCCTCTGGTCCTCACAGAGAGGTGGCCACCATCATTCCTGCAGGAAAACAGTCGTCTGTTGCTG gtcGGACTCGGATCATAACGTTTCTCCTATTCTCCATATTTGTGGCCTgttgttttgctgctgcagccAAATGTTTCCTGCATAAACAAAGAAATCACAACAG TCTGTCTCACAGCAGACCTGAGATGAATGAGAAGCCTCAGACTACAATCAGTGACATCTATCAGTAA
- the LOC131963009 gene encoding OX-2 membrane glycoprotein-like, protein MCNGQILSLLLLSSVFQTGLAALIETQQTVLAAVGEEAQLNCQLMKEKDVLQVTWQKLLPDKEQNLASNNKYFGQKVNPDFIDKMEFKYVGLLSCSIVIRNVTEEDEGCYHCLFNTYPEGALTATTCLTLYELHGPVLHVRASDSPEETVVSCWATGGPAPTVTLTVSHYNSSRVTNSNGTVTVTTTALLSALHHNTTQVNCTAHVSSGPHREVATIIPADGFHEEIWSDNSDRRLTWIIKCLLLPMFVACCFAVTVTMFIHQRKNHKSLSHRETEMNEMMKLQSVTTISPQIL, encoded by the exons ATGTGTAACGGTCAGATCCTGTCGCTCCTTTTGCTGTCTTCGGTCTTTCAAACAG GTCTAGCAGCTCTGATAGAAACTCAGCAGACTGTGCTGGCAGCAGTGGGAGAAGAGGCTCAGTTAAACTGTCAGCTGATGAAAGAGAAAGATGTTCTGCAAGTCACATGGCAGAAACTTTTACCTGACAAGGAGCAGAATCTTGCTTCTAACAACAAATACTTTGGTCAGAAAGTAAATCCTGACTTTATAGATAAAATGGAGTTTAAATATGTTGGACTGCTGAGCTGCTCCATAGTTATCAGGAATGTAACagaggaggatgaaggatgCTATCACTGTTTGTTCAACACCTACCCTGAAGGAGCTCTCACTGCTACAACCTGCCTCACACTCTATG AGCTGCATGGCCCCGTCCTCCATGTGAGAGCCTCAGACTCTCCTGAAGAGACAGTTGTGTCCTGCTGGGCCACAGGTGGACCTGCTCCCACAGTAACACTGACTGTCTCTCACTACAACTCTAGCAGAGTCACCAACAGCAACGGGACAGTCACTGTCACCACCACAGCTCTGCTGTCTGCTCTCCACCACAACACCACACAGGTTAACTGTACAGCACACGTGTCCTCTGGTCCTCACAGAGAGGTGGCCACCATCATTCCTGCTGATG gtTTTCATGAGGAAATTTGGTCGGATAACAGTGATCGCC GTCTGACTTGGATCATAAAGTGTCTCCTACTACCCATGTTTGTGGCCTGTTGTTTTGCTGTGACAGTCACTATGTTCATCCATCAACGAAAAAATCATAAAAG TCTGTCTCACAGAGAAACTGAGATGAATGAGATGATGAAACTACAATCAGTGACGACAATCA gcCCCCAGATCCTCTAG